The nucleotide sequence CAAGATCAGGCCAACTTTCCTCGTTATAACCATCAAGCGTCCAGTACTTAATTTTTCCGTCATAATCAATACAATAATAACTGCCATTATCTTCACAGATCGGGAGCAAATTTTCAGGTAGCCCTTGCTCTCTTGCATCGCTTAACGCTTGTGACAGTTCTCCATAATATTTTTTATCACGGGTAACAGATAACAAATCTATAGTTCCGTAGAATATATTACTTATTTTTTTCAAAACCTCTTTATAATCATTTGAAAATTCGAAACCAATTTCTTTTTCATACTGAGAAATTAATTCATCATCTGGCAAATCAACATCATTTCTTTGACCATCTGATAAGCGTTCGATTTCTTCAATAACATCATTAAGTTTAGTATTCATACGTAACCCTATTTAAAATCGTTAGCTCGTTGTTTCCAATAATCAGAACGCCACTTATTAAACTCCGAGCGGTTAATACCTGAGGGGATACTGTTATCATTTATATGTATGACCTTATGATTATCCTTATGAAAACTCTGCGTTACCTCAGCTATAGGTCCATCCTGCTTTTGTAACATATGATGTAAATTGACAGGTTTTCCATCATTACCGATAGGTGCTCTACCAGCTCTCATAAGCTCTACGTTTGTCTTACCTGATTTAGGATCAATACGGCTTGGATCAAACAAGTCATTTCGTTGATAAACCTTATTTCCCTTAAAGGGAACTGGCTCAGCCGACCAATATTTTCTGTCCTGGCCAAAGTATTTTGCGACATCTGTCTGTGTTGTTGTACTTGATTTATTAGCCGTTTGGTTAGGCTGTACTTGAGTAGCTTCCGCCGGAACGCTTTTATCAACATTATTTTTTGATGATACAGATGATGGCTTCGCCTGTATCTTATTACTGGCTGCTCCCCCAATAGCCCCGACCGCAGTCTCCAGCAACAACAGGTTGCGCTGCTCTTCCTTCACGTACTGCGCCGCATCCGCTTTGGACAAGCCCGATTTTTCCAGCTCTTTTTGACGCAGTTCCGTGTTAAAAAACCCGGAGAGGGGTCCGCTGCCGCCATTTAACCAGCTGCTCTGCTCTGAACGCCCTATCTTGTCATTGGCACGGTAACCTGAGACGGCCAGCTCCTTGCCCAGTTCATGGTTGATGAATGCCAGTTCTTCACGACTCAACTCACCATTCAACGCCATCTGTTTCAGGCTGTTGATGGTCGCATCACTGGCCTGCCGGTACTCTGTCCAGACTCCTTTACGGCAGCTGTCATCCTGACATGATGCCAGTTTACCGCGCATGTCCTCCACTGACGGCAAGCCTTTATCCAGAATGCGCTGGCTCAGCTCCTTAGCCTTGCCGCACGCTTCCGGTGACAGCGTGCGGCAATCACCCAGATTTCGCGAGGCCAGCGCATTATTCTCCACAACAACCCATTCCATTGCGACGTTGACCGCCAAACACCGATTTTCCCAATGCCCTCAGCCAGTTACCACCCGTTTTTTCCAATGGGCGTTCACCGCCGGCCCCAAAACCCCCTGACGCGCTTTTCGCCCCCGAAGGCCGGTTTTTCCCGCCGCGCTCTGGTCAGTGTAGCGCCTTTTTCGGCAACGGGCGAACGTCGCCCAACTCGCTTGGGCGGCGGGTGCCCGTTCTGCGGGCGCGGGCGGCACAGAGCCCGCAAGCGGCGCCCCTGCGACGCTCTGAGGCACTGTGGCTTCGGTTTGCGTATGACCTTGCATGACCACGCGGTTTTGTTTTGTTCAGGGAAGCCCCCGGGGGCTGCACGGGGCGGCGATGGCGAGCACGGGAATGAGCAAGGAGCCTGCGACTGCGAACCGGGCGCAGCCAGTGCAGCGGGGTTGGGGCGGGGGGAAGTCAATGAGCGGAGGCCGCAGGCCGATCTGCCTTCAGGGTTGTTGGCCGGACGTTGGCACGGCAGCTAAAGAAGAACTCAGAGTTGCCGATGTCCGGCTCAGTCGGTTAGAGCATAAGGCGCAGCCTTGTGCGCCACACCCGCCAATGCTGACCCGCGGGGGCGCAAGACATAATGCCAATTATACGCATTAAGCCGCTCATCAATGCTCAGGCGGTTGCCCGGGCTCACCGGCGCAGTGCGTATAATTCCCCCGCATTATGTTCAATAGGCGTTGGGCGGCCTGGACCGGCTTAACGGGGACGCTCGTGGTTGAGCCGCCTGACGACTATTTACCCCCGCGTGCGCCGATGCCGACGGGCAGTCCGGCCACGGTCTGCCCCCACACCGAACCCGCCCAACTCAACGGGGGCGTGCGGACGCTCAGCGGCTATCGGCGGTTGAGGTCGGCTCTGAACTGTCCGGCGGCGTGTCCGTGTCGGCGTTATCGTCGGCGTACAGGTCGGCCAGTAAACCCACCTCATCGGCGTCGCGGACTTTTTCGTCGGCCATTTGCTCCGCCGGATGGGTGCTGGCGTGCACCGCCTGCAAGGCCCGGATAGAGACCTGCGTATACACCTGGGTTGACTCCACGCTGGCATGGCCTAACATGGCCTGTATCCAGCGCAGGTCCGCGCCGTTCTCCAGCATCTGCGTTGCCATCGCATGCCGGAACAGGTGGCAGGCACCTTTTTTCTCAATGCCGGCGGCCCGGATATAACCGCTTACGGCATTCGTGATACCGTTCGGCTGCAACCCGTCGAGACCGTCCATTGCCACGAACAGTGATTGGATGTCCGGGGTGACCAGCAGTTGCGGGCGAATCTGTTGCTGATAGAACTGGAGCCAGTTTAAGGCCCGTTCGCCGAGGGGCAATACCCGGTCTTTATTCCCCTTGCCCTGCCGGATGGTCACCGTTTTGCGTGACCCGTCTATGCTGTAGATATCGAGCCGGGCCGCTTCACTGCGTCGTATCCCGGTTGACCAGAGCAGCTCCATCAGGGCCCGGTCGCGCGCGCCCTGCAACGTATTCGGGTCAGGCAGCGACAGGATATGCTCGATTTCATCAATGCTCAGGATATACCGCGGCAGGCGTTTTTCTTCCCGCGGCAACTCAATGTCCGCTGCCGGGTTCGCCAGTATCAGGTTCTGTTTCGTCAGCCATTTGAACCATACCTGTAACGGCTGCAACTGCGTGCGTTGGGTGCGGATGCTCAGCGGCTCTCCGTTGGTCTTGCGGTACTGGTACAGGTAGCGCTGGTAACGCTCCAGTATTGGCCGCGTGATGTCCGCGGCATAGTACAGGCCCCGGTCCGTGGCCCACAGGATAAAGTGATAGGTGTGATGGGTCTGCACTTTCAGCGTGGTTTCCGACCAGTTCCGTTCCTGCCGCCAGGCCACGAAGCGCAGCAGCAGCGCATACAGGCTTTTTGGGTCATGTGCCGGACCGACAGGCTGACGGTAGACGTCATCGACGGTCAGGAGACTTCCCTTGCGGGGTTTACGGTTTGCCATGATTGACCTCCGGTTGAGATTGAGGGGCGGGCGCAGACAAGGGGCGTGTTTTCTTTTTTCCTTTTATCACGGTGTCTTCCGTTACCCCGACTTGCGGTACGCTGAACCCGTGTTCTGCCTGCCCTGATGGGGATTTTTTTACCCCAGACTTAGCCCGGACCTGGCCCAGACTTGAGGCAGACTGGCGTTCATTTAAGTCAGACTTGCTCTCATGACCTGTCGGGACGGCTGCCGGCGTTTTATCCCTGTCGGGTACGGGCAATGCGCCTCTGTGATTATTTTCCTTAATAACTGCGTTTTCATCTGCCCGGACTTGTGCCCCTGCCGGCCCTTGTTCTGTCTGGGCTGACGCGGGTTTTTCTTCCCCAGACTCAGGCCAGACTTGCCCCGGACTTGGGGAAGACTTACGACCTTCCGGGTCAGACTTGCGTTCACTGCCGGCGGTTTCTGAGTCCGCTTCTCCGACATCCAGCAGGCCGCACAGGTGGGCTGCGCCGTTGTCTTCTCCGTCCCACAGCAGTTCATAATGCAGCAGGTGCCCCCGGCTGCCGCCATGCAACAGCAGGTATTCCATTTCCGTCAGCCGTTGACAGTGGTTTTTGAGCTGGCTGTCGCTCCAGTGGGTAAAGGCGCGGATATCCCGCCGGGTAAAGCGGACTTCATTTGGCTGGCAGTGCTGGATTTGCGCCTGTGCGTTCACCATCTCTTGTATCAGCAGTAACAGCTTGCGCGTCTGCGGCGGCATTTCATCCAGCGTGCGCCCCAGCACCTCATGCGCCAGCCGGTTAGCCAGGGCAATGTCGTCCTGGGTGACTTCGATATATTCGATGACCTGCCCGCGGTGGGTGGTTTTCTTCACTTCACGTTGATACTGGTGCAGCAGGGCAATGGCCTGTATCAGCGTCAGGTATTTCATGTGGTCGCGCCGCATCCGGGTTTTGTCTGACAGGAACGTCAGTTGATGGGCGTAAGGATTGACCACTTTCAGCGGCCTTAACAGGCGCTGGGCGTTCTGGTGTAACTGCGTCAGATAGCCTTTCTCCGAGTCAGCCAGCAACCCGGCCAGCGTCTGGCGGTGCCGCTGCATGGCGTGGATAGCCTGCGTCTGCTCACGCGATTCGTTGACCGTCAGCACCAGACAGCGGTTCAGCAGCTCTTCATCCACATCAATGGCCGTCGTCGTTAACATCAGCATCACCGGTCCCTGTACCCTGTATTCCCGCGTCACCAGTTCGCCGCTCTGCTCGTTCTTGCCGGTGCTGGCGATTTTCAGCTCGCCGTCGGACTGCAACAGTTTCAGGGCATAGGCCGCCTGCCGCACCCCTTCTTCTTCGGCTATCGCCAGTATTTTGTGTTGCAGGCTGGTTTCGCCGAGGTAATACAGGCTCTGTCCGGTCATCGCCGAGTACTGGATACGCTCCTCTTCCGGCATCAGGTTCAGCACGGCATCCATCAGGCTGCTCTTGCCTGCCGCGCTGCTGCTCTGGATTAACACGGCCAGCGGTTTATCGAGTTTGCGCGAGACTGCCGCCAGATACCCGGTCAGCAGATTGGTGGATTCGCCGACCACCCCACAGGCGGCCATGTCGTTGATAATCTGTTCTGTCAGGTTCGGCGATGTTAGCAACGCCAGCGCGGCGGCTTCGTCTTCCGCGCTGACCGTCACCGCCGTTGTCCCTGAGGCTTCGGCGTCGGCTTGCTGTTGCGCGTCCTGTTGCTGCTCCAGCATCAGCAAGACCCGCCCGGCTTCGCGTTTGATGACCGACAGCTCGCATTCCAGCTCTTGCGCCGCCGTGCTGATGTAGTGCTGACGATGCCGCGCGTGATACATGTCCAGCGTATCCACATGGAACAGGCCGGACGTTTCATCCCGCACCTGCACATTGACTTTCATCACGTCCGGTACCGGGGATTTTTTCATCCCCCGTATCCGCCAGACCCGGGGGCCGCTTTTCATCAACAACTCACCGGACGCCGTGCGCTCACAGGGCACGGGGGCAACGGTCAGCGCCGGCGGGGCGGCTAAAGAAGAAGATTTAGCCACCCCGGCACTTTGGGGCTTTTCCGTCACCGTCGGCAAGACGGGCCGCTCATGGCTGAACACCGCGCCCGGCGCTGTTCCCTGTCCCAGCCAGACCGCCTGTTGCAAGGCCAGCCCCAGCGCATGTTCGGCATTGCCGCTTTTCAGCGCATAGTCATTGGCATCCATGCCCGGCGGGAACTGCACCCGCCATGCCTCGATACCGGCTTCCAGTAAGTCAGCCGCCACATTAGCCGCGCCACGGTCTCCGGCCTCGTCCCGGTCAAAGGCAATCAGCACCCGCTTCACGCCGTGATACTGCAAGGCTTCGAGATGCTCACGGTTAAACCCGTTCACCCCGAACGCGGCGATCACGTTGCGGAACCCGGCACACCAGAAGGTCATAGCATCGATCAGCGCTTCGCACAGGATAATTTCCGCAGCGGCTTTCATCGCTGCCTCATTCCAGACCCCGGCCAGTGGTGAGGACAGGTACAGATGCTTTGGGCTGTCTTTCAGCACTTTGTAATCCGGCTGGGTTCGGCGGCCATACAGTTGCAGCACCCGCCCGCGGCTGGCCACACTGGCCGATTCGGCCCAGCCAATTATCGGCACCACGACACAGCCCCGGAAGTGGTCCTGCCGGGTGGTGGTACGCAACACGCCCAGCCCCGACAGCTTGCCGCGCAACTGCTGACCTTCCTGACTGTCTTTGGACGGCAACAACCCCGCGGAACCGCTGATACCGTGATGGCCCGCATACCCCAGTTTAAAGTGGCTGACCAGTTCAGGATGGTTCAGCCCGCGCCGCTCCAGCCAGGCTTTGGCTTCCGGTGACGCCAGTAAGTGCTGATGATAAAAATCAATCACCTGATGCAACAGCGCCTGCCCGTCATCGTCCAGGTCGGCCAGTTTCGGGCGCGGCAGAGGTGCCGCCTGTGATCCCGGCGGGGCGGCTAAAGAAGAAGCGGCCACAACCGCATTGTCCATATCCGGCAACCCGGCCAGCTCCCGCAGCCGGCGGATAGCGATTTTCAGCGTCACCCCTTCCGTTTGTATCACCCAGTCCAGCACCGATCCCGCTGCGCCACAGCCAAAGCAGTGATACAGGTTCTTAGCAGGCGATATCACCATTGAGGGCGTTTTCTCGTTATGGAACGGACAGCGCAGCACATAATCCTCACCGCGTTTTTTCATCGGACGGCCTTGCTTACGCGCCAGCCCCAGTAACGAGACGGTTTGCTTTAAGCGGGCTAAATCGGTATCGGGAACGCGGGTCATCAGTGACCTCCTGTAAAAACCTGTCAATAGGGTTTGGATAAAAATAACTCGACAATCATATACTACAGCTGGTAGTATTTACAACAGTAAGATGTAAAACATGTTGTAGATTAGGGTCATTCAGTCACTTTTTACATCGGTAACAACGACTATGGCCGCCTCCATCAGTAGTGAAGAACAGGTATTTATGATGACGTTAGGTCAGCGGATTTCTGCCCTGCGTAAACACGCCGGACTTACACAAGCGCAACTGGCTCAGGCACTGAACGTTTCTCAGCAAGCGGTTCAGTCATGGGAAGCGGGCAGAAGACGGATCCAGATCTCTGTTCTGCCTGAGATAGCAAAGTTACTTTCCGTCTCGCTCGAAGAACTGTTCGGCGAAGAGAGCGACACGATCCCCCGTAAACGGGGACCGGCTTCACGGCTTGAGCAACAGATACAGATTATCAGCCAGTTGCCCCGCGCTAAGCAGAAGCTGGTTTCAGAGATGCTGGATGCGGTAATTGCACAGGCACAACAGTAAAAGACAGACAGCTAAGAGAAAGGATTTTTTTACGCGGATGGAGCAGGCGGCAACCTGCCACAACCGCTAACCACAACCAACTAAGCAGGAGTTGATTTATGGCTAACCGCGATTGTAATGCAGATTTAGCGATTTCAAAAGCCCGGCGCAGCTATAAGGTGGGGTATGCCCGCACCCGCCACGAAGACCGCAGCACCGGTATGACCCGCTATTACAGCCAGCACCCCAGTTTGCATCTTAAAGGCAACTGGCTGGAAGAAGCGGGCTTTGCCACCGGACAGCCAGTACAGGTCAGTGTTGAGCACGGGCAGTTGATTATCCGGCTCGTTGAGTACAACTGACGGCTCAAAAAAGATCCCAGCCAAGCGCTGGGATCTTTAGCATGACTAATTACCTTCTATCCATACTTGCTTTATCCAGCTAGCAAGATCAGGCCAACTTTCCTCGTTATAACCATCAAGCGTCCAGTACTTAATTTTTCCGTCATAATCAATACAATAATAACTGCCATTATCTTCACAGATCGGGAGCAAATTTTCAGGTAGCCCTTGCTCTCTTGCATCGCTTAACGCTTGTGACAGTTCTCCATAATATTTTTTATCACGGGTAACAGATAACAAATCTATAGTTCCGTAGAATATATTACTTATTTTTTTCAAAACCTCTTTATAATCATTTGAAAATTCGAAACCAATTTCTTTTTCATACTGAGAAATTAATTCATCATCTGGCAAATCAACATCATTTCTTTGACCATCTGATAAGCGTTCGATTTCTTCAATAACATCATTAAGTTTAGTATTCATACGTAACCCTATTTAAAATCGTTAGCTCGTTGTTTCCAATAATCAGAACGCCACTTATTAAACTCCGAGCGGTTAATACCTGAGGGGATACTGTTATCATTTATATGTATGACCTTATGATTATCCTTATGAAAACTCTGCGTTACCTCAGCTATAGGTCCATCCTGCTTTTGTAACATATGATGTAAATTGACAGGTTTTCCATCATTACCGATAGGTGCTCTACCAGCTCTCATAAGCTCTACGTTTGTCTTACCTGATTTAGGATCAATACGGCTTGGATCAAACAAGTCATTTCGTTGATAAACCTTATTTCCCTTAAAGGGAACTGGCTCAGCCGACCAATATTTTCTGTCCTGGCCAAAGTATTTTGCGACATCTGTCTGTGTTGTTGTACTTGATTTATTAGCCGTTTGGTTAGGCTGTACTTGAGTAGCTTCCGCCGGAACGCTTTTATCAACATTATTTTTTGATGATACAGATGATGGCTTCGCCTGTATCTTATTACTGGCTGCTCCCCCAATAGCCCCGACCGCAGTCTCCAGCAACAACAGGTTGCGCTGCTCTTCCTTCACGTACTGCGCCGCATCCGCTTTGGACAAGCCCGATTTTTCCAGCTCTTTTTGACGCAGTTCCGTGTTAAAAAACCCGGAGAGGGGTCCGCTGCCGCCATTTAACCAGCTGCTCTGCTCTGAACGCCCTATCTTGTCATTGGCACGGTAACCTGAGACGGCCAGCTCCTTGCCCAGTTCATGGTTGATGAATGCCAGTTCTTCACGACTCAACTCACCATTCAACGCCATCTGTTTCAGGCTGTTGATGGTCGCATCACTGGCCTGCCGGTACTCTGTCCAGACTCCTTTACGGCAGCTGTCATCCTGACATGATGCCAGTTTACCGCGCATGTCCTCCACTGACGGCAAGCCTTTATCCAGAATGCGCTGGCTCAGCTCCTTAGCCTTGCCGCACGCTTCCGGTGACAGCGTGCGGCAATCACCCAGATTTCGCGAGGCCAGCGCATTATTCTCCACCGCATTCTTCCCGGCCTGCGCCCCAGTGAGGGCACTGGCGGTGGAGTCACCGGCAATGCCGCCTGCCAATCCTGCTGCCAGGGTGGAAAGGGTGCTGATAGTTTGCTTCTGCTCCTCCGTTAATTCACTGACTTTGGTGCCGTCGCCGTAAAGTTGCTTTATCAGAACTTGAGCGGCCAGTTCACCCGATGCGGCACCGGCTGCGCCTGACAAGGCATTATTGCCACTGACCTCTGCCGTTACCGCGCCTAAAATCGCATGGGCCAGCGTATTGGTGGCAATATCCACTTTATGAGTTTGTGGATCTGTCGTCAGCGCTTTTATCACACCGGCCAGATACGGTGAAGCGCCCCCGGCCAGCGCCTGACCGAGGTTGTTCCCTGCCAAGCCCTGAATGGCTGCCGTGGCTGCCTGTAACGCTTTCTGATAGGTTCCGCCAGTCCCAAAGCCCGAGTCATTCAGCGCCTGTGTGTAAGCGGTGTCATAAACTTGCTTATTAATATCCGCCGCAGTCGGGTGTGGATTGCCACTGTCGACCAATTTTTTTCTGGCTGCCGCTTTGTCCGGCTCACTGATATGGTCCAGCTTCGCTTTCGCCGCTTTGGTGGCGATAATTTTCCCTTCCGTACGGGCTATCTCGGTCATCTGGGCGCTGAGTTCGCCAATCAGTTGCGCCTGTTTCAGCCGTTGCTGTTCTTTTTCCTTATCAAATATCGGACTCAGGACATTCGCGGCATTATCGGTATCGCGACTTAAGTTCGCGACATCCTGAGTCTGGTGCGCTTTATCCCGGATAATCAGGTTGCCGTCACTGACGGCAGCGTGCGTGGTGGTGCTGTCATGGCCCTGGTTATTGGAACCACTCAGCCCATTGACCGCCAGATTATTCAGGACCTGACCGGCGGTCGGTTGGCCCAGGCTGACGCCCGCACTTTGCTGCTCAACAGTAAAATCCGCTTGATTTTTAATATCTTTAAAGCCCAGCGTCCCGGTGTTCAGGGTGTTTTTGGTTTTGTCAGCGTGACTCGCTATCACCGCGCCGTCCAATTGGGTGTGGTCACCGACGTTAACCTGATAGCCGCCTTTGCCAGCAAACAGCCCGGTCTGCTCCTGCACGCTGTCATAGTTGCTGTGCAGTTTATTGCGGCTGGCATTGAGGCTTGCGGTACCGTTAGTGAGGGGACCCACGGTGGCACTGACGCCCGCGCTGGCATTCTGTTGTTGGCTGTCATAGCGCTGGCTGTCCTGCTCGCTGCTGAGGATCAAATGACGTTTCACGTCGGCGGTAATCTGTTCGCCGCTGACCTGAGCGCCTTTCAGCGTCGTGTCCCGGCCACTGTTCAGCCCGACGCTCTGTCCCGCCTGTAATGTGGTGTTAGTATGACTGACGCCGTTGCCGTTTTCGCGACCGTTGCCCCGACTGACATTGGCCGAGACATTCAGACCGGTGCCTCCCGGTCCCACGGTCAGGCCCATGCCCAGCGAGCGGCCGTGGCTGCTGTTTTTGCCGGTCGTCTGCTCGGTGTTCTGGCTGGATGAGAGCTGAATATCCCGATTCGCATTGAGTTGCAGGTCTTTACCCGCCTGTAACTGGCTGCCCTGAATACGGATATCGCCATTCTGGCCTGATGCGCCTTTGCCATCCCCTTTGGCGGTTATGGTGAGGTTATCCCCGGCGGTGAGGTGGCTGCCCTGTTGGGTGGTTTGGCGGTGCTGCTGTTCTGAACGGGAAGACTGGCGGCCATAAGACAGGCTCACCCCGGCCAGATTATTATTGCCTTTGTCGTCACTGCCCTGAGCCTCCGCCAGTCGGCCAGCCTGCGCCGCTTGCACTCCGCTGAGGGCGGCTTTAGTGTTTTGCAGGGCTTTTACTCGCGGGTCACTTTCAGTGCGGGCGGCTCTGGCTGTTTGCACCGCGCTGTTGACGGCCCCGCCTGCGGCGCCACTCAGCGCCACGGTTAAGCCGCTCTGTTTTTGTTCGGTTTTTGTCGTGGTGTGATGGCGATTTTCCGCGCTGGTGATATCAACCTGTTGACCGGTCAGCGTCAGGTCTTTACCGGCAATCACCTCACTGCCGTGAACCCGGAGCTGTTCTCCCGCGTTAAGGGTGACATTGCCCTGGCTGCTGCCGACCGTGCTGCCTTTGCTCAGCTGGCTGTCACTGTCGGTGGTGACTTTCTGGCTGGCTTTGCCAACGGTGAAACCCATGCCGCTGGTCCCCATCAGGCCGGATTTTTTCTCCTGTCGCAAATGGGTTTCATCGTGCGCTTCGGCTGCGGTGGTGACGGTGAGCTGATGACCGGCGTTCAGGCTGACATCCTGCGTACCGGCGACATTGCTGCCGCGGATATTGAGGTCTTTACCGGCCTGTAGAGTCACTTTATCGCCACTGAATGTGGTACTGAGCGCCTGCCGGTCATGCACTTCATCGTGGGTTTCCACTGACGATTTCGACAGCCAGCCTTTGCTGGTTTGCTTGCTGTGCTCCACTAAGTCGGATGAGGCCGTCCCGGTGGTCAGCGTCAGATTATTTCCGGCCTGCGCCGTCAGTTGTTGACCGGCGTTGACGTGGGCGGCGGTGGCGTTCAAATCCTGCCCGGCTTGCAGGGTCACCTCACCGGCGCCGGTTATCTGGCTGCCGATATCTTGTTGTTGGGTCAGACGGCGGGTGTTATCTTTCCCCCAGTCGCCTTGCTCTGTGCGGCGCGTGCTTAAGGCGTCCAGCGTCAGGTTATGGCCTGCCGTTATCTCGGTGTGACCGTCTTTACCCGCATTCTTGACGTCACTGGCGGTTAATTGGACATTGTTAATGGCGCTCAGCGATAAGGTGCCCTTATCGTTCTGCACATAGATGCCTGCCGGACGGTCCAGCCAGCGGTTAGCTTCATCCCCGCGCACGGTCGATGCGCTGGTGATATCCCGGCCTTTCAGAGTCACCCGATCATCCCCCTGAATCTGGCCGCCCCGGTTAGTGAGCGTCTGTTGGGCCGCTAAATCCACTTTGCCGCCGCGAATAAAGCCGCTGTTGGTCAAATTGTTGGCCGTCAGTTGAGTGACGTCACGCCCGCTCATCGTGCCGCTGTTGGTGATATCGCCCTGACTGTTGAGCGCCACGGTATTCCCGGCCAGCAAGGCGCCATCACTGCTCAGGTCGCCCTGACGGACGCGCGCGTAAACCTGCGGCACAGTCACCACCTCGGTAGTGCCATCCGGCAGGGTCACGGTTTGGTTAGTCAGCCAGATAATATCTGAGGTCAGCAGCGCCATCTGTGCCGGACTCAGCGCCACACCCGGCGTTAACTGTTGCTGTTTGCCAAAGGCGACACCGGCATCCATCAGCGCTTTAAACTGCGCTTCGTCGTTGTTGTAGCCCGGCAGATAGCGCTGACCGGTCAGTTGGGTGATTTGGTCGCGCACCAGCCGCTGTTCGTAGAACCCATCGCCCAGGCGTTTGTGAACCAGCGCCGGGTCGTGCGTTAACTGTTGCCGCATATAGTCCGAGCCCAGCCACTGTTTGTACTGGGTGAATTTCGGGTCGGTCTCCACCAGATAGTGGCTGTCGCTGCCCGGTTGCACGGTATACAGGCTGTTATTCGGCAAACGCGTATCGGGTGTCACCACGCGTATCACCGGATCGACTGTTTGCCCTTTGACGGTCTCCGGGGGCAATACCAGTGGCTGATTTTTGATACCGTTCACCGGCGTAACCGCCGTGGGGGCAGAATGTATCTGACCGGTCTGTCGGTCTGTAATCGTGATATCGGTGCCCTGTGGACGGGTATTCTCCTGCCAGGCCAGCGTTTTCAGGTCGATGGTTTCTATTACGGGGGCCGGGTCATAATTGCTGCGGCTTTTCCCCTGCGAGGTTTTGGTGCCACCGAACCCGAACTTTTTGTGTTTGGTCTTTTTGGCGTACCAGTGAGTTTGGCGACCTTTATCGGTGGTAATCCGTTCGCCCTGAGTGGCAATATTGTGCAGTTCGCCGATTTCTCCATCCAGCGCCCCGCTGGCGACAATCTGGCTGTCGTGATTAGTGACCTGCGCACTGTTGAGCGTGATATTACCCCCGGCCAGAATTTTACCGGGGTCACTCTGTTTAACCTGAGTTTCCTTGACGGTCCGGGTGTACTGATATTCGTAAAAGTCATTACTGCGGCTGCCATCCGGCATGATGGCATCGTGCACTTTGTATTTATTGCGGTGGGAAGTGTCCACCTGTGACCAGTCGTAACGGGTGGTCTGGCCGCTGAGTACTGCATCGTGATGCTGAGACTTTTCCGTTTCGACGACCTGAGTGACCAACCCGGCGTTGGTGTTGTTAATCTGGTCGGCATTAATCTTCAAGTGGCGCCCGGCTTCAATCGTCGCTGCGTGGTTATTGAGCTCATGGGCTTGACCGGAGGCCGTCAGGGTATTATCCAACTGGCCGCCGATGCGCATGTCGCCCACGCTGTAAATCTGCGCATGATGCTGGTTATTGAGCGTTGCGGTG is from Photorhabdus laumondii subsp. laumondii and encodes:
- a CDS encoding SMI1/KNR4 family protein, with amino-acid sequence MNTKLNDVIEEIERLSDGQRNDVDLPDDELISQYEKEIGFEFSNDYKEVLKKISNIFYGTIDLLSVTRDKKYYGELSQALSDAREQGLPENLLPICEDNGSYYCIDYDGKIKYWTLDGYNEESWPDLASWIKQVWIEGN